Proteins from a single region of Theobroma cacao cultivar B97-61/B2 chromosome 10, Criollo_cocoa_genome_V2, whole genome shotgun sequence:
- the LOC18586354 gene encoding elongation factor 1-alpha: MGKEKVHINIVVIGHVDSGKSTTTGHLIYKLGGIDKRVIERFEKEAAEMNKRSFKYAWVLDKLKAERERGITIDIALWKFETTKYYCTVIDAPGHRDFIKNMITGTSQADCAVLIIDSTTGGFEAGISKDGQTREHALLAFTLGVRQMICCCNKMDATTPKYSKARYDEIVKEVSSYLKKVGYNPDKIPFVPISGFEGDNMIERSTNLDWYKGPTLLEALDQINEPKRPSDKPLRLPLQDVYKIGGIGTVPVGRVETGMLKPGMVVTFGPSGLTTEVKSVEMHHEALQEALPGDNVGFNVKNVAVKDLKRGFVASNSKDDPAKEAANFTSQVIIMNHPGQIGNGYAPVLDCHTSHIAVKFAELLTKIDRRSGKELEKEPKFLKNGDSGMVKMVPTKPMVVETFSEYPPLGRFAVRDMRQTVAVGVIKNVEKKDPTGAKVTKSAAKKGGK; this comes from the exons ATGGGTAAGGAAAAGGTTCACATTAACATTGTGGTTATTGGCCATGTTGACTCTGGAAAGTCGACCACCACCGGTCACTTGATTTACAAGCTTGGAGGTATTGACAAGCGTGTGATTGAGAGGTTCGAGAAGGAAGCTGCTGAAATGAACAAGAGGTCATTTAAGTATGCCTGGGTGCTTGACAAGTTGAAAGCTGAGCGTGAGCGTGGTATTACCATTGATATTGCCTTGTGGAAGTTCGAGACCACCAAGTACTACTGCACTGTCATTGATGCCCCTGGACATCGTGACTTTATCAAGAACATGATTACTGGTACCTCTCAGGCTGACTGTGCTGTCCTTATCATTGACTCCACCACTGGAGGTTTTGAAGCTGGTATTTCTAAGGATGGACAGACCCGTGAGCATGCTCTCCTTGCCTTCACTCTTGGTGTGAGGCAAATGATTTGCTGTTGCAACAAG ATGGATGCCACAACCCCCAAATACTCAAAGGCAAGGTATGATGAAATTGTGAAGGAAGTTTCTTCATACTTGAAGAAGGTTGGATACAACCCTGACAAGATTCCCTTTGTCCCCATTTCTGGTTTTGAGGGTGACAACATGATTGAGAGGTCCACCAACCTTGACTGGTACAAGGGTCCAACTCTTCTTGAGGCTCTTGACCAGATTAATGAGCCCAAGAGACCCTCTGACAAGCCCCTCCGTCTCCCACTTCAGGATGTGTACAAGATTGGAGGTATTGGAACTGTCCCAGTGGGTCGTGTTGAAACCGGTATGCTCAAGCCTGGTATGGTTGTTACATTCGGTCCCTCCGGATTGACCACTGAAGTTAAGTCTGTTGAGATGCACCACGAGGCTCTTCAGGAGGCTCTTCCTGGTGACAATGTTGGGTTCAATGTGAAGAACGTTGCTGTCAAGGATCTCAAGCGTGGTTTTGTTGCCTCAAACTCAAAGGATGATCCTGCCAAGGAGGCAGCCAACTTCACCTCCCAAGTCATCATCATGAACCACCCAGGGCAGATTGGAAATGGTTATGCCCCTGTTCTTGATTGCCACACCTCCCACATTGCTGTAAAGTTTGCTGAGCTCTTGACCAAGATTGACAGGCGTTCTGGTAAGGAGCTTGAGAAGGAGCCCAAGTTCTTGAAGAATGGTGATTCTGGTATGGTTAAGATGGTTCCCACCAAGCCTATGGTTGTGGAAACCTTCTCTGAGTACCCCCCACTGGGGCGATTTGCTGTGAGGGACATGAGACAGACTGTTGCTGTTGGTGTCATCAAGAATGTGGAGAAGAAGGACCCAACTGGAGCCAAGGTGACCAAGTCTGCTGCCAAGAAGGGTGGCAAGTGA